The following DNA comes from Candidatus Zixiibacteriota bacterium.
TAAATCGGCGTGAAATTCAACCGCCCGTCCCGCTCGACCAGCGCCGTGCCGCAGAGCACGCCGCTTTCATCAAAGACTTCCACGACCGAGCCCGCCGCCAGCACCTGTCCGTCGATTGTCAAGCCATCGCCATACAGGTTCACCCATTCGCGCGTCGGCAGCACCGTCGCCGACATCGGCGCGGCCTTGAACGACTGCAGGAATGGATTCGCCCATACCCGCGGCAGCATACCCGGATAGGTCAGCGTCGCCGAGGCGGTCGTTTTCAGCCAGTAGCCGAAATCGCGCTTCATCAGTTCCAGCGTCGCCAGTTCCGGATTGGCCGGGTCATAGCTCTGACCGCCGTTGTCGAATCCCAGCGCCACGACCAGCACGTCGATCATCGACTGCAGTGCGATCTCCGGCGCATCGTCGTTGTCCGGCAGGTAACTGACCAAATTCCAGTTGGCTTCCAGATCGATCGGCGTCCCCGGTGCCGCTTTTACGCCCTCGATGCACAACACGGTGTCGCATCCCATCCGGAACCAGTAGCCGTGCAGATGATCCATCTGCGTCAGCGTTGAGAACTGTGGCAGCTCCGGATCATACGTCCCGGCGCCTTCTTCAAATCCGTAGATGCCGTAGATACAGCCCTTGATGTTGGCGATCAGCGTCTCCACATCGTCATTAGGGGTGTCGAGATTCCAGCTAATCAAATTCCAGCCCTGGTGCAGCGCGATGCAGCGCGTCTCGAAATCGGGACGCTCGGTAATCTCCAGGTGCACCGGCGCCACGACGAATTTCGGATCGGCAAAATCGTCAAACACCACGATCGAGTCGTTGTATTCGCCGATCACCATCCCGGTGACATCGACCGTCATTGTCACCGCGCTCGGGGCCGTGCCGGACGTCGCAGAGAGACCCATCCAACTCGGTGCGTGCGTGATCGTCCATTCGAGCGGATCAACGCCGAGATTGGTAATATTCAGTGTCTGCGCCGGCGGATTTTCACCGACATACGCCGCAAAATCAATGGTCGCCGGGTCGAGGCTGATAATTGGCCGCTGCGTGATGACGTGAATCGTCCCGCGGTCGAACTTGTCATCGATCGGATTGCCCAGATCGTCGAGCATCATGTAGGTCAGATTCGGGCCGATGAAGGTTGAATCCACCGCGATATCGTGCGTCGGCGCGTTCTGGCCGATCATGATATACACCGTCCCCAATAGGCCGTTACCCGCCGGCAACGGCGTGCCCGGATTCGCGTCGAAGTCGATGAAGAACTTGCGCGAACTGAGCAGGAATCCCGATGTCACGACGCCGAGACCTTCGATCCGGCTGCCCGCGGTCGATACCGAATCGATTCGCACCCAGGTGCCCGGCTCAAACGCCAGCGGCACGCAGACAAAGTCCACCGGCAGCCCGTTTTGGATGTATACCGGGTAAGCCAGCAACTCGCCGTTAGCCGCGTCGATCTCCGGCATGTAAACGTAGTTGAGCGGCGTCTGAGCGGAAGCCGCCGCAGCGGTCAACAGCACCAGCGCTGCGACAACCACGAGTCGCCCACATCGTCCCAGAGTCAGTCTCATTGTGGAATTCCTCCTCATCATCAAAAGCAATAACATCTAGCCTCGGGCCCCGCCAGGCGGGGCATTCAATTCCATTGAGTGGGTCTGTCCTATACTTGGCGAGTAGTTCTTAGCAAACTACTAATGTGGGTAAAAGCGACGGAGAAACGTCGGTATTTCTATCCGGCTCAATATAATCGACACCCCTTTCGAGTCAAGCGAAAACGCAGATCATCGTGGAGTGCAAATGTCTAATTCTTAAACAGTTACGATCAAATCACGATTCGAAAAGTATTGGTTTTCTCCAACTACGGTTTGACAAAACCGCTTATCCACTATTGATTTAGGCTTTGGCGGTTTTCGTCCTCTGGAACTTATCAATTTCCCCCAGGTGTCGATACCCCTTGATAAGAGTTAGCTATGCAGATTTCACGGTATCTCAGACCCGACCTGATCAAGCTCGAAATGGAAACTTCCTTCGACACGGAGGACTCCGAGGTCGGCGAAATCCTGACCAAGAAACGGCTTCAGGAGCGCAAGGAGACCATTCTCGAAGAATGCGTCAATCTGCTCGACCACTCCGGCCGCATCGGCAACAAGAACAAACTGCTTACCGACCTATTCAACCGCGAAAAGAAAGCCACCACGGCGCTCGGCAAGGGGATCGCGATTCCGCACGTGCGCACCATGCAGGCCAAAGAGTTTATCATCGGCATCGCCCGCTCCACCGAAGGTTACGAGTTCGACGCCCCCGACGGCCAGCCGGTCCACATCTTCGTCCCGATGGCCGCCCCCCCGTACGACGACAATCTCTATCTCAAAGTTTTCCGCACACTCGCGCAGATGTTTTCCTACGATGGCTTTTACAACCGCGTCATGGAAGCCCGCGCCCCGTACGATATTATCCGCGTCATTCAGGAGCTGGAATGATCTCGGAGTCTGGCAAGTCACCTTACTTGCATAATCGATTCACAAATCTGCTCTCTGTCGCTACGAAGCTGTCCCTTGCTCGCTGACTCGTCAACAGGAAGTTGCTTCGGCTCAATCTTGATGACGACCAAGCTTTTTCGGCGGTCCCATGAGATCGGTGAATGGAGCCCGCCTAAGGGATTCCACTTCAACCGGCGTGCGGCTGTCCTTTGAATCACTGCCCTGAGCTTCCTACCCCACTCGGTGTCGCTGATTTTGCCGTCATTTGCGGCTTCGCAGACAATAAAGGTTCAATTTGTGCTTGTTTACGGCACGCGTCACGATATCTTCTCAACATCAATTGCGTTGAAATCAACCGCGAATAGTTTCGCTCCAACGGCAGGACAGTTTACGGATCCCGAAGATCGCACGCGACCGCTTTCGATGCTTGGCCACGGCTCGCACGTCGGCCACTACACGATCATCAAGCGCATCGGTGCCGGCGGCATGGGCGAAGTTTATCTTGCACGCGACTCCAAACTTGAGCGCGAAGTCGCCCTGAAGTTTCTGCCGCTTGAACTTTGCGGCGATGGCGGTTTTCGCGAGCGCTTTCTGCGTGAAGCCCAGGCGGCCGCCAGAGTGAATCATCCCAACATCGTTACGATCCACGAAGTCGGCGATTATGGCGGTCGACCTTTCTTCGCCATGCAATATGTCGCCGGACCGACCCTCGCGGAGTTCATCAAGTCGAACCCCTTGACTCTGAACGAGACGATTCGACTGGCGATTCAAGTCTGCGCGGGACTTGAAGCTGCACATGCCCGCGGTATCGTCCATCGCGACATCAAGCCGGCAAACATACTCGTCGACCACGATGGAATTGTGCGCCTGGTTGATTTCGGCCTGGCCGCCGTCGGCGGTCGCGACCGCCTGACCCGCGCCGGTGCTGTGATGGGTACGTTCGGCTACATGTCACCGGAACAGGTGCGCGGCGAGGAGGTTGACCATCGCACCGACCTGTTCTCGTTCGGAGTTACACTCTATGAGCTGTTGACCGGGAACACTCCTTTCCGCCGCAGCAACGAAGCCGCGACGATTGATGCCATCCTGCATGCGTCACCCGAGCCCCTCGGCTCGCGGTTGGAAGGCGCCCCCGCCGATCTTGATGCTGCGCTGATGCGTTTTCTGGAAAAAGACCGTGATCGGCGGATTCAATCGGCCGGGGAGGCGGCGGCAGCCCTGGAGCGCATTCTCGGCGGTGACGGCGCGACCATCCTCCGTCCGCGCCCGTCGACGCGTCGGCCGCCGCGCAAGGTGTGGCTCTGGTCGGCACTGATGATCGTAGTGCTCGCGATGTTCGCCGTCCTGCTGTGGCCGTTCAACGTGCTTCACCTCTCGGTAACTACCAGTCAGACGCCGCGGCTCCTGATCCTCAGTTTTCAATCGCTTCAGCAACCGGGACCGGCGCTGTTGAACGGCGAGATGATCGCCAGCCTGTTGACGATCGACTTGTCCGAATCACCACAGCTGCAGATCGTGTCGATGCAGCTTGTCCATGACGTTCTTCAGGATGTCGAGCAAAAAAGTGGCGAGCGGTCGGCCGCGGCTGTTACCGAAGAAGTTGCACAGCAAGTGGGCGCTACTCTGGTGCTCACCGGCGATATCCTGTCGGCGGCTCACCGAACTGTCCTCGCCAGCCGGCTGATCGATGTCAACTCCGGCACCGTGATCGCCACCCAGAAAATTGAGGATGACCAGGGAACCGATGTTTTCACGCTTGTCGATCACCTGGCGGCAGAGATCTTCCGGGATCTTCCGCGCTCGTCCTCCGCGGCCATGGGAGGTGATCGCAAAGTCGCGCAAATGACAACGACCTCGCCGGAAGCCTATGAGGAATATCTGGAAGGATTGCACCGTGCCTGGGAATGGGATTGGTGGGGCGGGTTCGCCCACTTCAACAAGGCCATTGAGTATGATTCCACCTTTGCCCTGGCTTGGCTCGGGATCACCTGGAATCGGCTGCTGCGGCCGGAAGTCGCGCGCGAAGCCGCTGCCCAGGCGCTGAAATATATCGATCGTGTTGGGACGCGCGACCGTCTGGCTATCCGTGCGCGCTATGAACTGCTGCACGACCACTACGACGCCTACCGGGTCTACATGGATTCACTCGTTGCTCGTTTTCCCGACGACAAGGTCGCACTGTGGCAATACGGCCGCGCCGCACGACAGGACTACGACTATGACCGCGCTGTAGTCGTGTTGCAGCAGGCGCTTGCACTCGATTCCGATTATGCCGATGTTTACAACGAACTCGCCTACAGCTTCCATTATCTCGGGGATTTCGACAAGGCGCTGGCCGCCGCCGATCGCCAGATTGTTCTCAACCCGGGAAGCCCGAACGCGTACGACACGCGCGGAGAGATCTTTTCCTTCAACGGGTTTCCCGACAGCGCGGCCGCCTCATTCCGGCAGGCACTGGCGCTCGACCCGAATTTCTACAGCCGGATGTCACTGGCCGACATCGCCGTGTTCACTGGCAACGACCGCCTCGCTGATAGCATCTTTCTTGCCTTCTCGCGTTCGGAGCAGGCTTTTGATCGCTGTGAAGCCAGGCTCTGGCTCGCCGGCCATCAACTCTACCGCGGCCACTTCGCGCGCGGAATTCAGGACCTGTACTCCGGCCTAGAGCAGGATGCACTCGACTTGGACACCTTGGGCCACCAGTTCGTTTACTATGCCAAGTACATGCTCCTGGCAAGCACCTACGACTTGTTTGGACTCAAAGATTCCGTCGCAAAATACGCACACCTTGTCCCCTACTTCAGCGCAGGCTACGGCTGCTGGTTGCTGGCGAAAAACGGATACATTGATCAAGCGCACTCTCTGGCCGCAGAAACGGTAGCACGAATCAGAGTTGACAGCGCCTATTACGTCGATCTTACCACAGCGCAAGTCTTGCGGGGAGCCGGGAAAAGTAGCGAAGCCATCGCTCGTTTCAACCAGTTACCGCCGGGAGAACTACTCGACCAGTTTGGGGTTCGTTACGCCTTGGCCTCCGCCTACCGCGACGCCGGCGAACCGCGCAAGGCGATCGAAAATTACGAGTTGGCACTGAAACGCTATGATCGATTTCGAATGTATTCACTGATCGACGCCGTCGTCATTTACTATGACCTCGGTCGCGCTTATCAGCAGATCGGCGACCGCAAGCATGCCCTGAAGTACTATCAAGATTTCCTGCGAATCTGGAACGAGGCTGACCGCGATTTGCCGGTGCTAAAAGATGTGCGAGCACGCGTCTCCGAATTGTCGCTGCGCTGAACGCAGCCGTGTCGCGTGCGGAAGCCCGAGTTCAATCGCGGCGTCTCCTCCCCGCCCCAAAAAAAACCGCGTCCAGACTCCCCAACAAAGCCTCGACGCGGACGGACTTCTCAATTCCCCCTTATGCCAGGAAACTCGGGTCCGTTTTCCCTCCACCCTTTGCGACTCTTGCTTGGTACTATGGCAAACGCTGTGCCAATCTGCCGCCGCCGCGCTACGTTCGCCTAACCCCAAAAAGCACAACGGTCCACCGAATCTCTTCAGCAGGCCGTCGTCCGTGGCGTTCTCCTCGTGGTTTAGTCGCGGAACACCGGACGGAACATCTGTTTCAGTTCGCTGACAGCTCCATGTAGGTCGGCGTCGACAAATACCTCTCGCCCGTGTCGCAGATGAAGGTCACAATCAGCTTGCCGGCGCTCTCCGGGCGTGCCGCCACCTTTGCGGCCATTGCCACGTTCGCCCCGGCCGAGATCCCGAGCAGGATGCCCTCTTCGCGCACCACGCGCCGCGTCATCTCGATCGCCTCTTCGTTTTCAACCGTCATGATCTCATCCGCTAGCTCCAGATCCAGCACGTCCGGCTTGAAGCCCGCGCCGATCCCCTGAATCGGATGCGGCCCCTTGGTTCCCTTGCTCAGGAACGGCGAGGCGGTCGGCTCGACCGCGATGATCTTCAGCCCCGGCTTGCGCGGCTTGAGCACGCGCGCACACCCCGTGATTGTCCCGCCTGTGCCGATCGCCGACACGATGACGTCGACCTTGCCGTCGGTGTCGCGCCAGATTTCCTCCGCCGTCGTCTTGGTGTGAATCTCGGGATTGGCCGGGTTCTTGAATTGCTGCGGCATGAAGAATTTCGGATTCGCCGCGACCACTTCCTCGGCACGTTTGACCGCACCCGGCATC
Coding sequences within:
- a CDS encoding T9SS type A sorting domain-containing protein; this encodes MRLTLGRCGRLVVVAALVLLTAAAASAQTPLNYVYMPEIDAANGELLAYPVYIQNGLPVDFVCVPLAFEPGTWVRIDSVSTAGSRIEGLGVVTSGFLLSSRKFFIDFDANPGTPLPAGNGLLGTVYIMIGQNAPTHDIAVDSTFIGPNLTYMMLDDLGNPIDDKFDRGTIHVITQRPIISLDPATIDFAAYVGENPPAQTLNITNLGVDPLEWTITHAPSWMGLSATSGTAPSAVTMTVDVTGMVIGEYNDSIVVFDDFADPKFVVAPVHLEITERPDFETRCIALHQGWNLISWNLDTPNDDVETLIANIKGCIYGIYGFEEGAGTYDPELPQFSTLTQMDHLHGYWFRMGCDTVLCIEGVKAAPGTPIDLEANWNLVSYLPDNDDAPEIALQSMIDVLVVALGFDNGGQSYDPANPELATLELMKRDFGYWLKTTASATLTYPGMLPRVWANPFLQSFKAAPMSATVLPTREWVNLYGDGLTIDGQVLAAGSVVEVFDESGVLCGTALVERDGRLNFTPIYIDDKSTDLDEGADYGGMVSVSINGEPAQEAFGVPGFGEKIRANEFTSLLRLNDALPRNFALEQNYPNPFNPTTMIEFSMPVSTRAKVEVFNLLGERVNVLIDRYLPAGNYSVTWRGDDQLGHTASSGIYFYRLSAGDFTVTRKMMLVK
- a CDS encoding protein kinase; amino-acid sequence: MLGHGSHVGHYTIIKRIGAGGMGEVYLARDSKLEREVALKFLPLELCGDGGFRERFLREAQAAARVNHPNIVTIHEVGDYGGRPFFAMQYVAGPTLAEFIKSNPLTLNETIRLAIQVCAGLEAAHARGIVHRDIKPANILVDHDGIVRLVDFGLAAVGGRDRLTRAGAVMGTFGYMSPEQVRGEEVDHRTDLFSFGVTLYELLTGNTPFRRSNEAATIDAILHASPEPLGSRLEGAPADLDAALMRFLEKDRDRRIQSAGEAAAALERILGGDGATILRPRPSTRRPPRKVWLWSALMIVVLAMFAVLLWPFNVLHLSVTTSQTPRLLILSFQSLQQPGPALLNGEMIASLLTIDLSESPQLQIVSMQLVHDVLQDVEQKSGERSAAAVTEEVAQQVGATLVLTGDILSAAHRTVLASRLIDVNSGTVIATQKIEDDQGTDVFTLVDHLAAEIFRDLPRSSSAAMGGDRKVAQMTTTSPEAYEEYLEGLHRAWEWDWWGGFAHFNKAIEYDSTFALAWLGITWNRLLRPEVAREAAAQALKYIDRVGTRDRLAIRARYELLHDHYDAYRVYMDSLVARFPDDKVALWQYGRAARQDYDYDRAVVVLQQALALDSDYADVYNELAYSFHYLGDFDKALAAADRQIVLNPGSPNAYDTRGEIFSFNGFPDSAAASFRQALALDPNFYSRMSLADIAVFTGNDRLADSIFLAFSRSEQAFDRCEARLWLAGHQLYRGHFARGIQDLYSGLEQDALDLDTLGHQFVYYAKYMLLASTYDLFGLKDSVAKYAHLVPYFSAGYGCWLLAKNGYIDQAHSLAAETVARIRVDSAYYVDLTTAQVLRGAGKSSEAIARFNQLPPGELLDQFGVRYALASAYRDAGEPRKAIENYELALKRYDRFRMYSLIDAVVIYYDLGRAYQQIGDRKHALKYYQDFLRIWNEADRDLPVLKDVRARVSELSLR
- the cysK gene encoding cysteine synthase A — protein: MRIANSITDLIGNTPLVYLDRVAKGLPGRVVGKLESFNPCSSVKDRIGLAMIEAAERQGKIKADTIIVEPTSGNTGIALAFVCAMKGYKLVLYMPETMSIERRNLLKAFGADLVLTPGAEGMPGAVKRAEEVVAANPKFFMPQQFKNPANPEIHTKTTAEEIWRDTDGKVDVIVSAIGTGGTITGCARVLKPRKPGLKIIAVEPTASPFLSKGTKGPHPIQGIGAGFKPDVLDLELADEIMTVENEEAIEMTRRVVREEGILLGISAGANVAMAAKVAARPESAGKLIVTFICDTGERYLSTPTYMELSAN
- a CDS encoding PTS sugar transporter subunit IIA, yielding MQISRYLRPDLIKLEMETSFDTEDSEVGEILTKKRLQERKETILEECVNLLDHSGRIGNKNKLLTDLFNREKKATTALGKGIAIPHVRTMQAKEFIIGIARSTEGYEFDAPDGQPVHIFVPMAAPPYDDNLYLKVFRTLAQMFSYDGFYNRVMEARAPYDIIRVIQELE